A stretch of DNA from Rhodothermales bacterium:
CTCAGGGCGATGCTGCGCTGCGTACGCCCGATTTCCGTTATCACCACCTCTTGCGGCGCTCCAAGATTCACGCGGACCGCCAGACTGTCCGAATTGTCCACGCGATGGGCAATCGAGTACGGCAGCGCGAGCTGCTGCCACGTGCGTTCGGTGCCGTCTTCGAGCACCACGCGGAGGTCAATTTCCGCATGCGTCACGTCTTTGCGATCCGAGCGGAAGTACCGCAGGACTTCTGCCTGCGCGGCCTCACCATTCGTGAGTGTCGCACCGAGATTCTGATACACCATCGCCTGCTGCGTGGTGAGCGCGGCGAGTGCCAGCGGCACGATCCAGAACAGGCGGGCAATCAGGCGGGACGTCTTTGATTCCATGGCGCGAGCGGTCGGGGTAGCGGATCAACCGCTGCCCCGATTGGGTGTTCGACCCGCCGGGCGCGTTCCGGCAAGACTTCACGCTTGGGGCTGCCAGGGTGTGTCGCGGGCCTGCAGTTCCGTCCACCGGACCCCATCGCCCGAACTCAGTTCAGGAAGAGGTACTGCTTCCACTCCTCACCGAGCGCGCTGCCCACGTAGTCGCGGATGTACATCACGTGACTCGGACGGAACGGTTTGCGGCGGAGCTGCATGCGGGCCTCTTCCGGCGTGCGATTCCCCTTTCGGTTGTTGCAGGGCACGCAGGCCGTTGCAAGGTTCTCCCATGTGTCTCGCCCGCCACGGGAGCGCGGCATGACGTGGTCAATGGTGAGTTTGTCTCGAGAGCCGCAATACTGGCACCGGTTGCGATCACGACGCATCACGTTCTTCCGAGTAAGCGTGACCTTCTTGTACGGGATCCGCACGTACGTGCGCAGGCGGACCACGCTCGGCCAGGGCACCTCCGTGCTCGGGCTTCGGATGAAGCGACCATCCTCCGCGGAGACCAAATCCGCCTTTTGCAGCAAAATCAGCACGGTTGCGCGCTGAACGCTGCAGATGGTAATGGCTCGATAGTCCTGATTCAGCACGAGGACATGTCCACTCATGGGTGCACCTCCCATGCGCGGACCCTGGGGGGTTCGGTGGTTATTCCGAAGGCGACCTCCTTGGGTTTGCGTTACTGCCTGACGGCGGTTGCAATAACGGTCTCAGAGCGTCCGTGCCCTGCGAACGCATCCATAGAATACGTATGCGGGTTTACAGAGCAAAGGCCATAACGGCAGCCTGCGGGGTTTGGGTCGCTTGTCGTGGCTTGGGCCTCCGGGGCGGCTGGGCGGCGGGGCGGCGGG
This window harbors:
- a CDS encoding HNH endonuclease — protein: MSGHVLVLNQDYRAITICSVQRATVLILLQKADLVSAEDGRFIRSPSTEVPWPSVVRLRTYVRIPYKKVTLTRKNVMRRDRNRCQYCGSRDKLTIDHVMPRSRGGRDTWENLATACVPCNNRKGNRTPEEARMQLRRKPFRPSHVMYIRDYVGSALGEEWKQYLFLN